TCCTCTCACAATTCTGTTCCAAGAGGAGGCAGAAGCATCGATGAATCTCTGCTTTCTGGGGGGAAAGGTGAAGATATGTTTAGGAATTTAAGAAAGGAGGGTCACAGTAAATGCCAGGGTTATGAGTGAGCTGGTTTAATTCTTAGGGATGTCACCACTTAAtcctaatttagaaaaaaaaaagggttccAATTTCCACTCACCATGTAACCTGTGATGGGAGCCTCAGGCGGGGCGATTCGAAGCCCGTGGCTCAGGATTCCCACCCAGTTACTCAGCCGGGAGCCATGCCAGAGTAGCATCCTAAGGAAAAGCCAGTATTTTtgttctctctcttgctctcctaCAAACACAGGCCATAAGCATCAAAAAGCCAACAGTTGTCTAGGTATCCTTCATTATGAGTTCCCTAACTGCACTTCAGGCAAGGGACTGTCTTCCCAAACCAAAAGTTAAATGGAGACCTGTTATGAAGGTCCTCTCTGAAGGCTTCTTTTTCACCCTCCTTTTCAACTTCAAAGACATCCAGCAAGGTCATGGTATAGTCACTGTGTGTGGGAGCATGGGTAGACTGTAGGTACTGGGAAATCAcctgtgaaaaagaatgaaagacaaaGCTGACATGGACTCGATAAGAGACCAGGCTGAACTGAAGAACCTTGGGCTTCTTGTATAAATTGGCCTAAGTGGTCTCACAAGGGCAGCCAGAAAGAGCCTTACCTTCCCAATTCTTAGTAAATAGAAATTCTGCCCTAAAGTTTTCTCTTAACCAGATGCAGTCAGAGAACAGTGGCATGGGGAAGGTGGATCttaatggtgaaaataaatgatcatttttcTTACTTTGAACTCATAACTCTCATGGTCTAAAGGGTGCAAGGCACACTGTAGTTTTCTGTAATGTTGGTCCAATGGGTGTTCCGGGTTTTGCAGTTCTGTCTTCACCAGTTTAATTGCAATTTCAATGTCTCCCAAAGCCTGACAAGATGAGACAGATAATCAATGTGGGAGAAACCTGGGACAAGGGATTTAATACTTTCCAATCCACACGTATCTCACCTCCAGTAGTTGTACTTTATCTGACAGTTCTTTCTCTGTCCGGATTAATGGAGGGGTACGGAGTCTAAGGGCAGAGATATAGCCAATAATTAATTCTCTGATGTGTGGTCAAAAGGCATATGACCAAAAACACAGACTAAAGATAGGTCCTTTAGAAAATAGGTATAACAACAGTGGTTTTCCATTTGAAAGAGATCTGTATgagatttttaacttttaaatacagagagatattatgtatatattctgAGTAGgataaaacaaaatacatagaCTTTGACCTGTGAGACTATAgagttaaaattcttttttatgagagtttttaaagaataagatgTACAGACATCAATAAGGAATAGTTTGGATGAAGTCCTATCTGGAAATACACAGGTAGAAATACACCTGTTGACCACTCAGGGTTATCTCTAGGTCACAGGCCTCTATAAAGCAatagaggaataaaaataaagtaagcaaCAGAATGCagaatcaatgaaaataaaatatattttataaacctaACATCATTTGAGTTCACAGAAATAGTGTTGGTGTGTTAGTCACCTTATAGAATTGGGTGATATGCCTGAAGGTGTTTTAGATGCTGGCTGGATGGCTAGACCCACTCTGCCTAGAGCTGGTAACTTCCGCTTGGTCAGAGAACATGGTTGTAAATCAAGGCAGGAGATTGTATCCCATACTGGTAAATTGATTAAATAGGTTATTTATAAATCATGTTGGCTGTGTATCTACTCAAGATGGtcatttccttggaaatgaaaaattaaaaagatgataatTTCTGCTGAGTGATGTAGAGGATATTGTTGGGCAGAATACCAAAGTGAAGTAACAGCACAGGCCATACCCAAAGTCATGTGGGATTCTGGTGTAGAATTCATTGCATGCTTCCACGAGAGCTCGTCCATGCTGGCCAGCCCGAATGCAATCCTCAATCTTCTTAAGAGACTGGTAACCTGCCTTGATTTGTGCCACTGTCAGCTTCCCTGCAGACCCAGACAGAGATCAGACTCCACAACTACAGGCCCACCCTGGAAACTGTATTTATGACCCTGCCCAACAAAGACTCTCACCTTTCAACTTTCAAAATTGCTCTTcctctgcccccccacccccatacaaCTTCTCACCCCAATTCTCTCTTCCTTTACTCAGTAATATCAGCAAGCTTTAAATCATGATGGTGATAAAACATCCTGTTAAATGAACTAAGAATATTAAGTGAGCATGTAGGATAGAATCTGAAGTCCTACCAAGTGGAGCTTTCTTGGTATCATATTTCATTTCTACCATCATCTCTTCCATGGCCTGGACATTACAGATCAACTTTATCAGCTCCTGTACACGAAGATCTAGCTGTGACTCTAGTTTCAAGGTGGATttaagagatttctttttctttgtttcctcttccttctatagctcaaaaaaaaaaaaaaaaaggaaaataatggaatCTGAAAAGATTTATTGTATGTTCCTTGCAAGGACTGGCTGTACAATATCACTGGCAGATGAATACCAGCTTTTGCTTGAAAGTAGGCCCATCCCATTATAAACCTAGTTAGATTACTCAGTGTGACTTCCACCTTCTAGTCTTACTTCTGCCTCCCACAGTTAAACACTCAGAATAAGTTCTACAAGGCCCTCCTAATATGATGTCATTAAGTTTGTAAAGACAGCTATTGTATCTCAGATCTTCTCACCTTAAAAAGActggtttttccatttttcaaatatgaaaaatttgTGACAGTTTTCAGGAAAGATCCTTTCAGGAAAGCATCTTGGTTGTACCTCAGCATTCAAAATTAAactaaacaaaacttttttttttttaagaacctaAGATTTTATAAGGACTTTAATAAATAATAGAGACTAAGACCTCATCCAAGTCACTCTATAGACTTCACTCTGGTTAAGAGGAAATAGTTTTTCCCTAAACATACAGTCAGAGTTTACCTGTGTATTACTGGCATAGTCCATTTGTAGCATATCATATTTTCCAGGCACCTTCTCAAACTTCTCACGATCCTcccaattattttttgttttgtcaagGAATCTGTAGAGTTCAAGTTGATGAGAAAATCTTACAAATAAGGGTCTACTACTAGGGATGTGCTTTTTCCTAAGAATAtctctaaaactttttatttcttacacCATCGATATTCCATAAATCTGGATTCTAAATTAGGACCCTGAATGGACAGAAAAGCTCTAGAGAAAAAGGGaacaaaaaatggtaaaaaagGTCACTGAAGTTTTCCCAAAGGCTTCAAACATCACTAAAGTCACTGAGATTTAAGACAAAAGATTACTATCCAATCCTTTTCTCTGAAAGAAACATTCCCAGGGACTCCAGAAAGTTTTTCATATCAtagtaaaacaattaaaaaaagtttatttatttatttgactgtgccgggttgctgcatgtgggacccttagttatggcatgcggactcttagttgtggcatgtgggatctagttccctgaccagggatcaaacaagggccccctgcactgggagcttggagtcatagccactggaccaccaaggaaggcccATACTTTTCTAAACTATAGCTGAACAGTCTCATCTCATTCTCCCCAAATTTCCTAATTTGTTGGTCATGTGCTGAATATGTTAGCTTCTTCTGATTTTAGTCAATTTCTGGTTCCAAGTGATCTAATCACTATCTAAAGATAGTGTTGTTCCAGTGGTGTTCCAGTCACATGTGTCACAGTGGAAAGACATTATCATTTAAGCCAGCTCACACCTATGATGAAATTCCTAAAGAAGATATATCCAAGAAGATGAAAGATATTATTTTGTACTCATTTCTTAGCACTCACTTCTTTTGAAAGACTTCCTTGGCCTTGTTGAGGTCCCCGGAACAAGCCACCAAGCTGTGCTGCCCTGTCTTCCCAACTGCAAAGTAAATGCCACATGTAAGATGGTTCCCTGCCCCCTCAACCCAAGAAGAGTTCTTTGATGGTAACAAGCCA
The Cervus canadensis isolate Bull #8, Minnesota chromosome 6, ASM1932006v1, whole genome shotgun sequence genome window above contains:
- the PARP2 gene encoding poly [ADP-ribose] polymerase 2, whose product is MAARRRGTAGGRARAERVNNGKTVAEDPPPAKKIRKCHRVKKEPVAEGKADNDRTEDKQESVKTLLLKGKAPVDPECTAKVGKAHVYCEGNDVYDVMLNQTNLQFNNNKYYLIQLLEDDAQRNFSVWMRWGRVGKTGQHSLVACSGDLNKAKEVFQKKFLDKTKNNWEDREKFEKVPGKYDMLQMDYASNTQKEEETKKKKSLKSTLKLESQLDLRVQELIKLICNVQAMEEMMVEMKYDTKKAPLGKLTVAQIKAGYQSLKKIEDCIRAGQHGRALVEACNEFYTRIPHDFGLRTPPLIRTEKELSDKVQLLEALGDIEIAIKLVKTELQNPEHPLDQHYRKLQCALHPLDHESYEFKVISQYLQSTHAPTHSDYTMTLLDVFEVEKEGEKEAFREDLHNRMLLWHGSRLSNWVGILSHGLRIAPPEAPITGYMFGKGIYFADMSSKSANYCFATRLKDTGLLLLSEVALGQCNELLGANPEAEGLLQGKHSTKGLGKMAPSPACAITLNGSTVPLGPASDTGILNPEGYTLNYNEFIVYNPNQVRMRYLLKVQFNFLQLW